The DNA segment GGCGCTGGCCGGCCCCGGCACGGGCCTGGACGGCGAGGGAGTGGCGCACAAGATCCAGGTCATCGAGCATGCCCTGGCCCTGCATCGCGAACACTGCGACAGCCCGGAGGAAACGCTGCGTCGCCTCGGCGGCTTTGAAGTCGCGGCGCTCACCGGCGCCTACCTTGCCTGCGCCCAGCTCGGTTTGCCGGCCCTGGTGGATGGCTTCATCTGCAGCGTCGCGGCGCTTTGCGCGGTGCGCCTCAATCCCGCCTGCCGTGAATGGCTGCTGTTCTCCCACCGATCCGCCGAACCGGGCCACGTCGCGGTGCTTTCCGCACTGGAAGCCCAGCCGTTGCTGGACCTGGGGCTGCGCCTGGGCGAAGGCAGCGGTGCCGCCATCGCCCTGCCACTGCTGCGTCTGGCCTGCGAGGTGCACGACGGCATGGCCACCTTTGCCGAAGCCTCGGTTTCGGATCGTCCGGCATGAAGCTCGACCTTCTGCGTCACGGTGAAACCGAACGGGGCGGCGGCTTTCGCGGCAGCCTCGATGACGCCCTGACCGATACCGGCTGGGCGCAGATGCGCGCCGGCGCTGATAGCGCGGGGCCGTGGGACATCCTAGTGAGTTCACCGCTGCAACGCTGCGCCGCCTTTGCCCGCGAACTGGAGCAGCGACTTGGCTTGCCGCTGCAGTTCGACGCCGACCTGCGCGAACTGCACTTCGGCCAGTGGGAAGGCCGCAGCGCCGCCGAGTTGATGGAAGACCACGCCGAAGGCCTGGGCCAGTTCTGGAACGACCCCTACAGCTTCACGCCGCCGGACGGCGAAACCCTGCTGGACTTCGAGGCGCGGGTACTGGCGGCGGCCGAGCGCCTGCGCGAACGCTTTGCCGGTAAACGGGTGCTGCTGGTCACCCATGGCGGTGTGATCCGCATGCTGGTGGCCCGTGCCCGGCAGCTGCCGCGTGCCCAGTTGATGCAGGTGGAGGTCGCGCACGGCGAATTGTTCCGCCTGGCCTTCGACGAACATGGCCTGCGTGAGCGACCATGACGCCGCTGCTGATCGCCCTGCAATTCCTCACTCGTCTGCCGGTTCGCCTGCCGGGCATGCCGGAGCCCCGGCAGTTCGGCCGGTCGCTGCTCTGGTATCCCCTGGTCGGGCTGCTCATCGGCCTGTTGCTGCTGGGCGCCGCGTATCTGCTGGAGGGGCGTCCGGTCCTGTTGTCGGCTGCGCTGGTGCTGGCGCTTTGGGTAGGGTTGTCCGGGGGGCTGCATCTGGACGGCCTGGCGGATACAGCCGACGCCTGGGTCGGTGGCTATGGCGACCGCGAACGCACCCTGACGATCATGAAGGACCCGCGTAGCGGGCCCATCGCGGTGGTCGTGCTGGTGGTGGTGCTGTTGCTGAAGTTTGCCGCGTTGGCTGCCTTGCTACAGGCCGGGCAATGGCTCCCCCTGCTGCTGGCGCCCTG comes from the Pseudomonas sp. TCU-HL1 genome and includes:
- the cobC gene encoding alpha-ribazole phosphatase family protein, whose protein sequence is MKLDLLRHGETERGGGFRGSLDDALTDTGWAQMRAGADSAGPWDILVSSPLQRCAAFARELEQRLGLPLQFDADLRELHFGQWEGRSAAELMEDHAEGLGQFWNDPYSFTPPDGETLLDFEARVLAAAERLRERFAGKRVLLVTHGGVIRMLVARARQLPRAQLMQVEVAHGELFRLAFDEHGLRERP
- a CDS encoding adenosylcobinamide-GDP ribazoletransferase, which translates into the protein MTPLLIALQFLTRLPVRLPGMPEPRQFGRSLLWYPLVGLLIGLLLLGAAYLLEGRPVLLSAALVLALWVGLSGGLHLDGLADTADAWVGGYGDRERTLTIMKDPRSGPIAVVVLVVVLLLKFAALAALLQAGQWLPLLLAPWLGRGMLPLLFLTTAYVRPGGLGQALAEHLPRRDLPVWLAVQGAAMLVLGRPAWIALVIALIVFAWLRGRFMQRLGGTTGDTAGALVEVVEVAVLVVVAFALT